Genomic window (Sulfurovum sp. NBC37-1):
TCAAAGAGGGTTGGAGTATTCCAAGCCGTATCCCGTTCGCATCTGAATTGAAAGTGGAAGACGGTGCCCCTGTGACACAGGAAGTACTTTCAGAAGCCAAGGGTACCGTGAAGTTCTTCCTGCTGAAGGGAGATTACCTCGAAGCGCACGATGGTGTAAAATCCGGAGACAAAGTGGAAGAGAAAGGTCTCTTTGCTGTGGTTGTCGATGACAATAACAGAGAGGCAGGAAGACACTACATCTCAAGAGGTTCCGTAGTCCATGTGGACAACAATGCAAAAGTGGAAAGAGGAGCGACCCTTTCTGCACCGGAAAAAACGACACAGGTCGTGATCGCTGAATGGGATCCGTATTCCGAACCGATCATTGCAGAGCAGAAGGGTACGTTGAAATTTGAAGATATCATTCCTGGTGTTACTGTTGTCGAACAGTTTGATGAAGTGACAGGAGATACCAGGCTTGAGTTGAACGAGTACATCCCGGCGGCGTATAAACCGGCGATCACACTTGCAACAGAATCCGGTGAATTGATCCGTTATCAGCTGGATCCTAAAACGATCCTTTTTGTCAAGGATGGGGAAGAAGTGAATATTGCCGATATTTTGGCGAAGACACCAAAAGCGGCGATCAAGTCAAAAGATATTACCGGGGGTCTTCCAAGGGTTTCAGAACTCTTCGAAGCAAGACGTCCGAAAGATATCGCACTTATTGCACAGATCGATGGTGTGGTCAGCTTCGGTAAACCGCTCAGAGGGAAAGAGAGACTTATCATCTCCGGTGACAATGGCCAGATAACTGAGCAGTTCATCGACAAGAACAAAGTAGCACTTGTGCATACAGGCGAATATGTCCATGCCGGTGAGAAATTGACCGACGGTATCGTCTCAAGCCACGATATCCTTGCGGCACTGGGTGAAAAAGCATTGTATGACTACATCGTTTCCGAAGTCCAGATGGTCTATCGTAGACAGGGGGTTAACATCTCTGACAAACACATCGAGATCGTAACATCTCAGATGATGAGACAGGTCAAAGTAGTCGAGAGCGGTGACTCCAACTTTATCGCGGGCGACATTATCTCCCGCCGTAAGTTCCAGGAAGAGAACCAGAGAGTGATCGCACTTGGAGGAGAGCCTGCGATTGCTGAACCGATGCTTGTGGGTATCACCCGTGCAGCGGTCGGTGCAGACTCTATCATCTCTGCGGCATCCTTCCAGGATACGACGAAAGTACTGACTTCAGCCTCTATCGCCGGTACGGTGGATATGCTCGAAGACCTTAAAGAGAACGTCGTCATCGGCCGTCTCATCCCTGTGGGTACAGGTATGATCGACTCTGACGAGATTAAATTCTCCGCTGCTGAGTAAGCAGCACCTTCTCCCATTCATGTCACCTTTAGGGTGGCATGAATATCCCGCTCACACCACACTCCCCGAATATAAGAAAAAACAAAGAAATTTTCGATATAATATGCCTCCATTTTTGTCTCTATAGGCCAAAATTAAGTACTTTGTGAGTATTTAGTTTTGGTGTAAGAACCAGATTCAATTCAAACTAACAAAGAAAGGAAACGATTTGCCTACAATTAACCAATTGATTCGTAAAGAACGTAAGAAGCAAGTGAAAAAATCAAAATCACCTGCGCTCGTAAAATGTCCTCAGAGAAGAGGCGTATGTACAAGAGTTTACACAACAACTCCAAAGAAACCTAACTCAGCACTTAGAAAAGTTGCCAAAGTTAGATTGACTTCAGGATTTGAAGTGATCTCTTATATCGGTGGTGAGGGTCACAACCTTCAGGAACACTCTATCGTACTTGTACGTGGAGGTAGAATTAAAGATTTACCTGGTGTAAAGTATCACATTGTTCGTGGTGCACTCGATGCTTCAGGTGTAACTGGAAGAACAGTTGCAAGATCTAAGTACGGTACTAAAAAACCTAAATAATTTCAACATTATTTAAGCACGTTAAAAAGTAGAAGTTTAGTCTGGGAACAGACTTGAGCAGGTTTTATCAAGAATCCTTAGGGGATAAAACTTGAGTAAATCAATAATAAAAGATTGAAGAGGAAAAAAATAATGAGAAGAAGAAAAGCTCCCGTTAGACCGGTACTGCCAGATCCAGTATACGGTTCTAAAGTATTAACAAAGTTCATCAATGCAGTTATGCTTGATGGTAAGAAAAGCACAGCGCAAAAAGTAATGTACTCGGCGTTAGAAAGAATTGAATCAAAAACTGGTGAAAAAGGTAT
Coding sequences:
- the rpsL gene encoding 30S ribosomal protein S12, translated to MPTINQLIRKERKKQVKKSKSPALVKCPQRRGVCTRVYTTTPKKPNSALRKVAKVRLTSGFEVISYIGGEGHNLQEHSIVLVRGGRIKDLPGVKYHIVRGALDASGVTGRTVARSKYGTKKPK